Within the Thermosynechococcaceae cyanobacterium Okahandja genome, the region CTTGACCAACTCGGGGAAATTCCGCTGCCCCCCTACATCCAAACCCCCATCACCGATGCCCAACAGTACCAGACCGTCTATGCCCAACGGCCGGGCGCCGTAGCTGCCCCCACCGCCGGACTGCACTTTACGCCAGAACTGCTGAGCAAATTAGCCCATTGTGGCATTGAGCACTGCTTTATTACCCTCCATGTGGGCATTGGCACCTTCCGTCCCGTAGAAGCCCAAGACATTCGCCAGCACCACCTCCACGAAGAATGGATTGAGGTTCCTGCCGACACGGTAGCGAAAATTAATGCCGCCCAGCGGGCAGGAGGGCGCATCATTGCGGTGGGCACCACTGTCATTCGCTCCCTAGAAACTGCCGCCCAATCCGGTCAACTTCAGCCCTTTCGCGGCAAAAGTGACCTCTACATTTATCCGGGCTATCGGCCAAAACTGGTGCAGGGGTTTATTACCAACTTTCATCTGCCCCGCTCCAGCTTAATGATGCTCGTCAGCGCCTTTATTGGGCGCGATCGCCTCTTGCAGCTTTATGCGCACGCCATTCACCAGCAGTATCGCTTTTACTCCTTTGGCGATGCCATGCTCATCTTGCCCAGTGCTTGCCAGCATTCAGGGTAGCTGTGCTATCTTAAAGAGCAGTTGTTTTGCAACCGTACCGTTCAGGGAAATGGAGGTGATGCCCATGGCAGATAGTAGTAAACGCTTGGGTCGTCGTTTTGGAGGACAACGGCTGTAGCCTAGGAGCCGTCTTCTTAACCTCAGTGCTAGGGTGCAAGACCCTCCTAGCCAGCTTACTCAACTATGACCACCAGACCGCCCCTGAGTCCGCACTTGGGGGCGGATGGCTTTAGGGGATATTTACTTTTATTGCCGATCCATTAAAAAATATGTCAGAAACTTGGTGGCTTCAGGGGGGCGATCTATAGTAAGGGCAACCGGAATGCTGCCATTATTTTATGGCCTAAAATTTAACAATTGTTACTAATGATGTAATGGCAGGCTCTGGAATTATAGCATTTGTGAGAGCAGCCATGACCCTTCAATTTTCCAGTCACGAGAGGCACACCAAAACCCCGCAACTGCGCCCTATTAGCAGCGTTAAATTAGTCTTGGTTGTGGCCTTAAATCTACTGCTAGCGGGCTATGTTTTTTGGGCGTACCGCACGGCTCACGATAATCAATTACCCACCCAGCGTAACCCAATCTTGCAGAACCTGCGCCAAGACAATCAATAGACTATCCATAATAAGACTACCCATAATAGTCATCATCGCTTGTGCCCATGATAGAGGCATCTTCTGGGCTGCTGACAGCGTGGTAATTTGCAACAGATCAGCCGATATTTGGGTGGCTAGGGCTGAGGGAGCAAGTGTGGCGTTGCCGATTATAGGATTAGAGTATCTTGCTATCTAGAGTGTAAATGATGAGTGAGGCAGCGACCCAGTCGGAACTGAGTTTGGTGTTGGCGGAAGTGCGAGCCATGCGGGCTGAAATTCAGTCCATGGATAAAAAGCTCGACATCCATATTGCCACGACGAACGAGAAGTTCAACACGGTTGAGGAGAAG harbors:
- the queA gene encoding tRNA preQ1(34) S-adenosylmethionine ribosyltransferase-isomerase QueA → MNDFSLEAYDYHLPPERIAQQPVNPRDRARLLVVERETASDRHFYELPQLLQPQDLLVLNDTRVIPARLMGQKVGESSRSVEVFLLEELSDRQWLALVKPGRKLRPGAVIQFGSLQATVQAIDPATRGRVIEFDLPPGDRLWPYLDQLGEIPLPPYIQTPITDAQQYQTVYAQRPGAVAAPTAGLHFTPELLSKLAHCGIEHCFITLHVGIGTFRPVEAQDIRQHHLHEEWIEVPADTVAKINAAQRAGGRIIAVGTTVIRSLETAAQSGQLQPFRGKSDLYIYPGYRPKLVQGFITNFHLPRSSLMMLVSAFIGRDRLLQLYAHAIHQQYRFYSFGDAMLILPSACQHSG